One genomic segment of Bdellovibrionales bacterium includes these proteins:
- the ribB gene encoding 3,4-dihydroxy-2-butanone-4-phosphate synthase has product MNTIEELLADVRAGKMVILIDDEDRENEGDLILAADGVTPEKINFMATEARGLICLAMTGEQVQRLELPLMVKEDRNGAANKTAFTVSIEAANGVTTGISAADRSHTIRVASNPFARASDVVVPGHIFPIRAQEGGVLKRAGHTEASVDITRLAGLNPAAVICEIMNSDGTMARRDDLIEFANRHGIKIGTIESLIEYRIENEMFVVEQSRSPLPSSFGEGFEVRIFRNQLDGREHLALVKGELSAQTPVLVRVQTENVLGDVFGSLHSRSGDSIRSAIHLIDREGVGAFVYLRTECTEDKSAQRVNEFSFLAQKEKSSRFDSKKILKDHRDYGVGAQILRSLGVKEIRLITNHPLKMVGLGGYGLKIVESIDLNVGDSLVREFAQVHEISKEMSV; this is encoded by the coding sequence ATGAATACGATTGAAGAACTATTAGCGGACGTGCGCGCTGGCAAGATGGTCATTCTGATTGATGATGAGGATCGCGAGAATGAGGGAGATCTGATCCTTGCCGCTGATGGGGTAACTCCAGAAAAAATTAATTTTATGGCCACAGAGGCGCGTGGACTTATCTGTTTGGCAATGACCGGAGAACAGGTCCAGCGGTTAGAGTTGCCTTTGATGGTAAAAGAGGATCGGAATGGAGCTGCGAATAAAACCGCATTTACTGTTTCGATTGAAGCGGCAAATGGAGTGACGACGGGTATTTCCGCTGCTGACAGATCACATACAATTCGAGTGGCTTCAAATCCTTTTGCACGAGCATCTGATGTTGTGGTTCCGGGTCATATTTTTCCAATTAGGGCACAGGAGGGCGGAGTTCTAAAGAGAGCTGGGCACACGGAGGCAAGTGTGGACATAACTCGTTTGGCCGGGCTCAACCCCGCGGCTGTGATTTGCGAGATTATGAATTCTGATGGGACAATGGCTCGGCGTGATGATCTTATTGAGTTTGCAAATAGGCATGGCATTAAGATCGGTACGATAGAAAGCCTCATTGAGTATCGAATTGAAAATGAAATGTTTGTTGTTGAGCAATCTCGGAGTCCTTTGCCTTCGAGTTTTGGTGAAGGATTTGAAGTTCGGATTTTTCGCAATCAGCTTGATGGGAGAGAACATCTAGCTCTGGTTAAAGGTGAACTGAGTGCTCAAACGCCCGTTTTGGTAAGAGTTCAGACGGAGAACGTTTTAGGGGACGTTTTTGGGAGTTTGCATTCAAGAAGTGGTGATTCTATCAGGTCTGCTATTCATCTGATTGACCGCGAGGGCGTTGGAGCCTTCGTCTATCTGCGGACAGAGTGTACCGAAGATAAGTCAGCTCAACGAGTTAATGAATTTTCTTTTCTCGCCCAAAAGGAAAAGAGTTCGCGATTTGATTCCAAAAAGATTTTAAAAGATCACAGGGATTATGGTGTGGGCGCGCAGATACTCAGGTCTTTGGGGGTCAAGGAGATTAGGCTTATTACAAATCATCCCCTAAAGATGGTGGGTCTGGGAGGATATGGCCTAAAAATTGTTGAATCGATAGATTTGAATGTTGGAGATAGTCTTGTGAGAGAATTTGCACAGGTGCATGAAATATCGAAAGAAATGAGTGTCTGA